A portion of the Lolium rigidum isolate FL_2022 chromosome 1, APGP_CSIRO_Lrig_0.1, whole genome shotgun sequence genome contains these proteins:
- the LOC124652712 gene encoding uncharacterized protein LOC124652712, translated as MATTMGPGGKRVFDGESFPDITMEEARKHSPTSFMMQFGCMAPLAVVEKGDELYVHRLQEPTRPCAAEYKKAHIAKAVKAREERNDLMLKARKMLGDLEQLQVTSTPKERVQALEHQKVDLLNELDKAAYVLSWSVRNARSRKNANALRNCKRKRSQIKKMRAQLSHDVIQADMPLQEEGSEYPDPVVEPYTFSPNPLITQPHELRELVRQAIMNEFWTRIVMRPDEFSGMSSVHW; from the exons ATGGCAACtactatggggccaggaggaaAGCGCGTCTTTGACG GTGAGTCCTTCCCAGATATCACTATGGAGGAGGCTAGGAAACACTCTCCAACTTCATTCATGATGCAGTTTGGGTGCATGGCTCCATTGGCTGTTGTGGAGAAGGGTGACGAGCTCTACGTACACCGACTACAAGAGCCGACACGTCCCTGTGCTGCTGAATACAAAAAGGCGCACATAGCCAAAGcggttaaagctagggaagaaagAAACGACCTGATGCTTAAAGCCCGCAAAATGCTAGGTGACTTGGAGCAGCTCCAGGTTACTTCCACGCCAAAAGAGCGTGTTCAGGCCCTCGAACACCAGAAAGTTGACCTCCTGAATGAGCTTGATAAAGCTGCTTATGTTCTGTCTTGGTCGGTGCGCAACGCTCGATCTAGAAAAAATGCTAATGCACTGCGTAACTGTAAGAGGAAGCGTAGTCAAATTAAGAAGATGAGAGCTCAACTGAGCCATGATGTTATCCAAGCTGATATGCCATTACAGGAGGAAGGATCGGAATATCCTGACCCTGTAGTTGAGCCTTATACGTTTTCCCCAAATCCTCTGATCACTCAGCCTCATGAGTTGAGAGAGTTGGTACGCCAAGCAATAATGAATGAATTCTGGACACGCATAGTGATGCGTCCAGATGAATTTTCCGGGATGTCGTCCGTCCATTGGTGA